The following proteins are encoded in a genomic region of Streptobacillus felis:
- a CDS encoding TrmH family RNA methyltransferase — MKDVIVSTDNRYYKLIKKLKEKKYRDESGVFLAEGEKFLEEQKNFSKIIVKESKYSYYESKYGISKFENLTVLSDKLFDSISTQDNSQGLIFIYSKHSSNLSELKGDLIILDAIQDPGNIGTIIRTLVATGYRTLILTKSSVDVYSPKVVRATMGGIFNVNIIYEDKEKIIDFLKNNNYNIISTALSKESIDYRNVELISDKNAYIFGNEGGGVSNEFLDISNQKAIIPIYGNIESLNVSIALGVFLYKMREMD; from the coding sequence ATGAAAGATGTAATAGTTAGTACAGATAATAGATATTACAAATTGATAAAAAAATTAAAAGAAAAAAAATATAGAGATGAATCAGGGGTATTTTTAGCAGAGGGAGAAAAATTTTTAGAAGAACAAAAAAATTTTTCTAAAATAATTGTTAAAGAAAGTAAATACTCATACTATGAAAGTAAATATGGGATATCTAAATTTGAAAATTTAACAGTACTTTCAGATAAATTATTTGATAGTATTAGTACTCAGGATAATAGCCAAGGTCTTATTTTTATATATTCAAAACATTCTTCTAATTTATCAGAACTAAAAGGTGATTTAATTATACTTGATGCTATACAAGATCCAGGTAATATTGGAACTATAATTAGAACTTTAGTTGCTACAGGTTATAGAACATTAATACTTACTAAATCATCAGTAGATGTTTATTCCCCTAAAGTTGTTAGAGCTACTATGGGTGGAATTTTTAATGTGAATATTATATATGAAGATAAAGAAAAAATTATAGATTTTTTAAAAAACAATAATTATAATATTATTTCGACAGCCTTAAGTAAAGAAAGTATAGATTATAGAAATGTTGAATTAATTAGTGATAAAAATGCATATATTTTTGGTAATGAAGGTGGAGGAGTATCTAATGAATTTTTAGATATATCTAATCAAAAAGCTATAATACCAATTTATGGAAATATTGAATCATTGAATGTATCTATTGCATTAGGTGTGTTTCTGTATAAGATGAGAGAAATGGATTAA
- a CDS encoding histidine triad nucleotide-binding protein — MSTIFKKIIDKEIPAKIVYEDEEFLAFEDIAPAAKIHVLVIPRKEIKNLDNATDEDIILLGKLQLTIAKIARLLGVNESGYRVVTNINADAGQTVFHIHYHILAGEKLGVMA; from the coding sequence ATGTCAACAATTTTTAAAAAAATAATAGATAAGGAAATACCAGCAAAAATAGTATATGAAGATGAAGAGTTTTTAGCTTTTGAAGATATAGCGCCTGCAGCAAAAATACATGTGTTAGTTATACCTAGAAAAGAAATTAAAAATTTAGATAATGCAACAGATGAAGATATAATTTTATTAGGTAAATTACAATTAACAATAGCAAAAATTGCTAGATTACTTGGTGTAAATGAAAGTGGATATAGAGTGGTAACAAATATTAATGCAGATGCAGGACAAACAGTATTCCATATACATTATCATATTTTAGCTGGTGAAAAGTTGGGAGTAATGGCTTGA
- the rpiB gene encoding ribose 5-phosphate isomerase B, whose translation MKIVIGNDHSGVDFKNQLVGHLLSKGIEVINVGTDSVDSVDYPDIAKEVSKKVLEKEANFGMLICGTGIGISIAANRISGIRAALVTNELCARLSRQHNDANILVLGARVTGIELAKSCVDAFLSAEFEGGRHSNRISKIECGCTNGVIE comes from the coding sequence TTTAAAAATCAATTAGTAGGACATTTATTATCAAAAGGAATAGAAGTAATAAATGTAGGTACAGATAGTGTAGATTCTGTAGATTATCCAGATATTGCAAAAGAAGTTTCAAAAAAAGTTTTAGAAAAAGAGGCTAATTTCGGTATGTTGATTTGTGGTACTGGTATTGGTATTTCTATAGCAGCTAATAGAATATCTGGAATAAGAGCAGCGTTAGTTACAAATGAATTATGTGCTAGACTTTCAAGACAACATAATGATGCAAATATATTAGTACTTGGAGCAAGAGTTACAGGTATAGAACTTGCTAAATCTTGTGTAGATGCATTTTTAAGTGCTGAATTTGAAGGTGGAAGACATAGTAATAGAATTTCAAAAATTGAATGTGGATGTACAAATGGAGTGATAGAATAA